The genomic interval GGCCATACAGGACCGAGCGACCTGCAAGGTGTGTTCAAGCAGACCTCCGACATATGCGTGATGAACCGTTTTGGCTCCCGGAGCCATGATCATACGAGTTCGAATATCTTCGTTGGAGAGGACTTTTTTACAAAAGGTCTTCCATGGTTTATATTTGACATGCTCGGCAATGAGGTCTTCGATCAATCCCATGAGTTCTTCCGGCGGGACGCTTGATGTCGGAAGAAAATCGGCGAGATCGATGCCGGGGGCGGTTGCTTCGAGCAATTCCATATGGTCAACTTTGAGTTGATTCTTGTCTCTGTAGCTTTCGACAAACCCTTTGACGTGTGCCAGTGTACCTGGCTCAAGGTTTGGATATTCCTGGCTTTTCGGGCTCCAGATTTTGCCATCTATGGTGCCGGTTGCGTCTTGAAATGTGATATTCCAATACGGACCGTTTCTGGATTGGGCCTGATTGGCTGATGCCAATATAAAAATGTCTTCGACGGGGTGGCCGGGGACCAGGTTATGGATATATTGTGACTTTTTTCCCACGTATCTTGCCATTGGATTGATGTTGAGGTACCCCCGCCCGTACACGAACTCTTCAGTATATATCTGCGGGGTGCGGACCTTTTTTGTCCGCTTTTGGTTATGAACCTGATTTCACACGGATTGTCAAACCGAAGGGACCATTTGGAGGAAGAGCATGAACATACTCCTGGCCAATGATGATGGTATTCAGGCCCCAGGGCTGCGAGCATTATATTTTGCATTGAAAAAAGCCGGACATGACGTTCATGTCGTGGCTCCGGTGACGGAACAATCCGCAGTGGGGCACGCCGTCACATTCTTTATGCCCGTTCGGGTCAAG from Pseudodesulfovibrio sp. JC047 carries:
- a CDS encoding HD domain-containing protein codes for the protein MARYVGKKSQYIHNLVPGHPVEDIFILASANQAQSRNGPYWNITFQDATGTIDGKIWSPKSQEYPNLEPGTLAHVKGFVESYRDKNQLKVDHMELLEATAPGIDLADFLPTSSVPPEELMGLIEDLIAEHVKYKPWKTFCKKVLSNEDIRTRMIMAPGAKTVHHAYVGGLLEHTLQVARSCMALCDVYPNLDRQTLLVGAIFHDLGKAWELSGGMTNEYTDEGRLLGHIQIGQDKLEPFLKRSKTLDESLKLHLKHLITSHHGEHDFGSPVRPKTPEAFVLHFADNMDAKLNIIDQAYTDMDKSGQDWSPYMRFLERNIFRTPMTPSTTKKNDEKPENQCLLPLKA